GCCGGGGTGCGCGCCGCGACATCGCCTATGTGGAGGCCCGGCACCGGCACCATCCTCGGCGACCCGATCGAGGCCAAGGCCCTCGGCGCGGTCCTCGGGACGGCCGCGACCCGGACCGGCCCTGCCTGATCGGCTCGGTCAAGTCCAATCTCGGGCACATGGAGGCCGCCGCCGGGATCGGCGGTCTGATCAACCGCCCTGATGGTCCGCCACCGCGTGGTGCCGCCGACCCTGCACTACCGCACCCCCAACCCGCACATCCCCTTCGCCGACCTGCCCGTCCGGGTCGCCGACACCCTCCAGCCTGGCCCACCGACGCCCCCCCCTCGCGGGTGTCAGCTCCTTCGGCTTCGGCGGCACCAACGCGCACCTGGTGGTGGAGGACCGCCGCGGGCCGCCGGCCGGCCCGGCGCCACAGCCGACGGCGCCGTGCTGCTGACCGTCTCGGCCCGGGACGAGCAGGCCCTGCGCGACCTCGCCGCCCGCTACGCGGACAAGCTCACCGGCACCACGCCCGTGGGCACCTTCGCCTCCGCCGCCGCCGTCCGCGCACCCATCAGAGCACCGGCTGGCCTGCGTCGGCTCGTCGGCCGCGGAACTGCGCGGGGCGCTCGCCGCGTTCGGCCGCGGCGAGGAGGCGCCCGGCCTCAGCTCCGGCGTGCGCCGGCCGGCCGGCAGGACAAGGCGGGTTCGTCTTCCCGGGCAGGGACCCCGCTGGTGGCCGCTCGCCGCCGACCTGCTCGACGGCGAGCTCGCCGGGGAACGGGCCTTCCGGGCCGTCCTGGAGCGGGCCGACGCCCTGCTGCGCCGCCACACCGACTGGTCGCTGCTCGACCAGCTCACGGCCGACCCGGACCGCTCCCGGCTGCTCGACACCGCCGTCGGCCAGCCCGCCCTGACCGCGGTGCAGACAGCGCTGGCCGCCCTGTGGCGCTCCTGGGGGTCGAACCCCCGCCGTCGTCGGGCACAGCGTCGGCGAGATCGCCGCCGCCCAGGTCGCGGGCGCGATCTCGCTGGAGGACGCCCTCCTGATCGCCCTGCACCGCGGTACCGTCCTGCACGCCGCCACCGCAAGGGCCGGATGGCCGTCGCGGGCGTCTCCCTCGACCGGGCCCGCGCCCTGCTGGCCGAGCGCGCCCCGGGACCGGTGTGGATCGCCGCCGCCAACAGCCCGAACTCCACCGTGTTCTCCGGCGAGGGCCCCGCCGTGGAGAGGTTCGCCAAGTCCCTGGCGGACGAGGGGCTCTACTGCAAGGTCCTGGAGTCGGTCGGGTTCGCCTCCCACTGCCCCCTGATGGAGCCCGTCGCCGCCGAGCTGCGGCGGCAGCTGGCCCCGCTGCGGCCCCGGCCCACCGCGATCCCGATGGTCTCCACCGGCACCGGCGAGATCGTGCCCGGCGACCGCCTGGACGCCGGGTACTGGGCCGCCAACCTCACCCGGCCGTCCTGTTCGACACCGCCGTCACCCGCTCGCCGACACCGGGCACACCGTCTTCGTCGAGGTCTCGCCCCACCCGATGCTCACCGACGCCGTCACCGAGCGCGTCTCGTCGTACGACGACGCGGTCGCGGTGTCCTCGCTGCGCCGGGACCAGCCGGGCCGGGCCGCCGTGCTCACCGAGCTGGGCCGTCTCTACACCGCCGGCCACCCGGTCGACTTCACCCGGGTCCACGGCCCGGCCGGTCCCATGGCCGACCTGCCCTCCTACCCCTGGCAGCGCACCCGCTGCCGACACGAGCGGCGCCCGGGACGCCCGGCCGCGCACCGCGGCCACCCGGTCCTGCGCGAGCGCACCGAATCGGCGCTGCCGCCGCACGCCGTGCACTGGTCGGCGCCCGTCTCCCTCGCGGAGTTCCCTTACCTGACGGATCATCAGATCGGCGGCAGTCCCGTCCTGCCCGCCGCCCTGGTGCTGGACGCCGCGCTCGCCGCGGCCCGCGCGCACCTCGGTGGCGCCGCCGCCCTGGACGACATCACCCTCAGCCGGCTCACCGTCGTGCCCGAGCAGGCCGAGGACAGCACCCTGCAGCTCGTCCTGCTGCCCGGCACCGCCGACACCGGCACGGTGCGGCTGTACACCCGGGCCGGCGCCGGCGAGCAGTGGACCGAGGCCGGCGGGCGGCCTTCCCCCCGCCCCCGGGGCCGGCGCCGACCGACCGCGGCCGCCGTACGGGCGCGCTGCGCCACCACCGCCGCGGCCGACGACCACTACGCGGCACTGCGCCGCGCCGGACTGGCCTACGGCCCCGCCTTCCAGGGGGTGCAGGAGCTGTGGCGGGGCCGGGCCGAGGCCGTCGCCCGGCTCCGCGAGCGGACCGCGCTGACCACCGACCGCGGCGAGCACCCCGTGCACCCCGCCGTGCTCGACAGCGCCCTGCAGGTCCTCAGCGCCGCGCTCGACGCGCAGGAGACCCCCCTCGACGCCACCTACCTGCCGGTCGCCGTCGGCGGCTTCACCCTCTTCACCGACCGCGCCGAACCCCGCTGGGCCCACGCGGCCGTCACCGCCCGGCCCGGCGCCGAGCGGATCACCGGCGCCACCGTCGTCCTGTACGACGACGCGGGCACCGCCGTCGGCGAGGTCACCGGCATCACCCTGCAGCGCCTGGAGCGCGCCGGGGCCGCCGACCCGCTCGACGAGTTGCTGCTGCTCGACATCGCCTGGCGCCCCGCGCCGGCCGGATCCCCCGGCACCGCGCGGCAGCCGGGCACCTGGCTGCTGTTCGCCGACACCGGCACCACCGCCGCCACTCTCGCCACCGGCCTGCGCTCGCGCGGTGCCACCTGCCTCACCGTCACCGCCGTTCGGCCTACCGCAAGGCCGGCCCGCACACGTACGAGGTCGACCCCGGGCGCCGCGAGGACCTCGCCGCGCTGCTGGCCGACCTGGCCGACGCGGATGTCCGCCCCGACGGCATCGTCCACGCGTGGGCGCTGGACGCCGGCCCCGCGAGCACGGCGACGTCTGCCTGCCGGTGCTGCACCTCGTGCAGGAACTCGCCCGCGCGGGCCAGGACCCCGCGCCCCGCCTGGTCCTCGTCACCCGCGGCGCCCAGCGCGCCGACGGCGACGAACCGGCCGTGGGGCATGCCCCGTTGTGGGGTCTGGCCCGGTGATCGGCCTGGAGCACAGCGAGCTGCGCACCACCGTCGTCGACCTGGACCCGGCCCGCCCGGCCGCCGAGGGCACCCAGCTGCTCGAGGAGTGCTGCGTCCCGGCGACGACGACCAGGTCGCCCTGCGCGGCGAGCGGCTGACACCCGCGCTCCAGCCCTGGCGCCCGCCGGCCGGGACACCGGGGGCGTCCCTCCTGGTCCTTCGACGCCGCCCGCGACGGCAACCACCGGCTGCTGGCCCCGCCCCGGCGCCCTGGCCAGCCTCCGCCCGACCTGGTGGCACCGCACCCCGCCCGGACCCGGCGAGGTCGAGATCGAGGTCACCGCCGCGGGCCTGAACTTCAGCGACGTCCTCAAGCCCTGGACTCCTACCCGGGAGCCGAAGGCGTCGTACCGCTCGGCGCCGAGTGCGCCGGCCGGATCACCGCGGTCGGCGAGGGCGTACGCGGCGCCGGTCGGCGACCGGGTCATCGCCGCCGGCCCCGCGGCATGGCGGCCTTCCTCACACTCGACGCGCGCCTGACGGCCCCGGCCCCGGCGGCCCGGACGACGAGCAGGCCGCCGCGGTGCCCATCGCCTTCCTCACCGCCGTGTACGCCTGGAACACCTCGCCGGCTGCGCGCGGGGGACAGCGTGCTCATCCACCCGCGACCGGCGGCGTCGGCCTCGCCGCGCTCCAGGTCGCCCCCGCCGCCGGGGCGCGCGGGTGTTTCGCCACCGCCGCTCCCCCGCCAAGCGCGAGATGCTGCGCGGCCTCGGCGTCGAGCACGTCATGGACTCGCGCACCCTCGACTTCGCCGCCGAGATCACGCTCTCACCGCGGTCGCGGGGTCGACGTGGTCCTCAACTCCGCCTCCGGCGAGACCCTCGTGCGTCCCTGGGCCTGCTCGCGCCCGGCGGACGCTTCGTGGAGATCGGCAAGCGCGACATCTACGACAACAGCCACATCGGCCTGGAGTTCTTCAAGGACAACCGCGCCTTCCTCGCCGTCGACCTGGAACGCACCATCCGCGAGGAACCCGGCGATCGCCGCGCTGTTCGCCGACGTCGTCCAGGGCTTCGAGAGCGGC
This Streptomyces rubradiris DNA region includes the following protein-coding sequences:
- a CDS encoding polyketide synthase dehydratase domain-containing protein, whose translation is MLTDAVTERVSSYDDAVAVSSLRRDQPGRAAVLTELGRLYTAGHPVDFTRVHGPAGPMADLPSYPWQRTRCRHERRPGRPAAHRGHPVLRERTESALPPHAVHWSAPVSLAEFPYLTDHQIGGSPVLPAALVLDAALAAARAHLGGAAALDDITLSRLTVVPEQAEDSTLQLVLLPGTADTGTVRLYTRAGAGEQWTEAGGRPSPRPRGRRRPTAAAVRARCATTAAADDHYAALRRAGLAYGPAFQGVQELWRGRAEAVARLRERTALTTDRGEHPVHPAVLDSALQVLSAALDAQETPLDATYLPVAVGGFTLFTDRAEPRWAHAAVTARPGAERITGATVVLYDDAGTAVGEVTGITLQRLERAGAADPLDELLLLDIAWRPAPAGSPGTARQPGTWLLFADTGTTAATLATGLRSRGATCLTVTAVRPTARPARTRTRSTPGAARTSPRCWPTWPTRMSAPTASSTRGRWTPAPRARRRLPAGAAPRAGTRPRGPGPRAPPGPRHPRRPARRRRRTGRGACPVVGSGPVIGLEHSELRTTVVDLDPARPAAEGTQLLEECCVPATTTRSPCAASG